Genomic window (Rossellomorea aquimaris):
AAGGAATGGCAAGCATCTCCATGGTTTCATAGATTACAGAAAAATCTCTTACTACTTTTACAAGTACTGATCCTTTTCTTCTTAGTGATCGCCCTGGTAAAGCCTTACATATTTAACGAAATGGCCAAAAAAGATCATCTCGTCATTTTACTGGACACCTCAGCCTCTATGAACGCAGTGGTGAACAATCGATCTCACTTTGAAGAAGCAAAAGAAGACATTCAATCATTGATTGAAGGATCTGATGGAAAAGTGACCCTAATAGGAGTGGGGAAATCTGTAACCACCATTGTCTCGGAAGAAACAAACGACCGGGTTGTTCTCAATGGTTTAAGGAACCTTGCTTTATCTAATGACAACGAAGATATGAAAAAAGCGATACACCTTGGAGAGGCATTGGCGATTGGCTCGGAATCAATCATACATATCTTCTCAGATTCAATGGAAAAAAGAGATTTTACAAAAGAACTTACCAGTCCTATTCAGGTACATAATCTTTTGACTAATCCTGTAAATGTTTCCCTTACAAGTTTCGGGGTTGAACGACTGGGATCATCCTATAAAGGAGTCGCTGTGATCGAAAATCAAAGTGATGAATCAAGAAGGGGTCACCTCGCGATTTACGATGAAAAGAAAGAAATCTCTTCAGTGGAACTGACACTGGATCCAGGAGAGGAAACCGTTGTTCCATTATCTGATCTTTCTCATAGCCCAATTTATAAGGCAGTAATCGATTTTAATGATGATTACATGGAAGATAACAGCCTTTCAAGTATTCAGGCTGCTTCAAAGCCTGCCATTCATGTCATGGGGGAAATTAACCCCTTCTTATTAAAAGGGTTTCAATCGATCGGAGTCGACGTGAAAACCATTGAAGAGGATCAAAAGAAGTCCGGGGATGAGATCATCTTGACCACAAAGGAGAACTGGCAGCGATTATCGGTCGAGAGCCCTGCCATGATAGTCCCGAATCTGTCAAAAGAATCCACGCCTCTTAAACATGGTATTAAAGCAACGAATGAAGATCCCTTATTAAAACATGTTGACTTGGAAAAAGTGTATGTGGAAAAAGTGAATTCCATCCAAATAAAGAATCTCCAATCAGTTGCCACGGGAGATTCCCTTCCTCTCATACAGAAGGGAGAAGTGAATGGTCAAAAGCTTGTCCTGTTAAATCTGCACCTTAACGAATCAGACTTCCCATTACACCCGGGCTTTCCGATCTTTCTTTATAATTCTTATCAGTTTTTATCAGAAGATCACGGTTTTTTAGGCTATTATCAACCGGGAGAAGAGAGGACATTTCCTCTTTCGGATGATAAATGGGATATATACTCCACTGAAGGTGAGTTTGTAAAGGAATGGAATGGGGAGGGAGTGTTCAAGGCACCCGAAGCCCCGGGTGTATATCAGGCTATACGAAATGGTGACACGAAATACTTCAGTGTCGTACTTGATGATCGGGAAAAACATTTATCAGAGGGGTCCTCTTTTTCACTTGAACCCACTAAAGGATTGAAAAACGAAGAATCCAAGAGCATTCCCCAAACCTTTACTGTGTGGTTTCTAATCTTGGCGATTCTTTTATTATTTATAGAGTGGGAGGTGTACAGACGTGGGAATCGAATTTAAAGAAATCCTTTGGTTATGGTTAATGATTCCCCTCGGATTTGTACTCTTCCTATTTGCCAAACAGGGATTGAAGAGGAAGGAAGAAAAGCTCGTCATCATATTAAGGGGATGTGGGATGGGTCTATTGATCATTGCCCTTGCTAACCCATTTATTAAGTTGCCGGATAAAGGGCGGTCTGTAATCATTCTAGCAGACCGTTCTGCATCTGTGGCGGAGCAAGAGAATCACATCCTGAATCTGATCAATCAAGCATCCCGAACCACGAGGGAACATGATGGATACGGAATCGTTGCCTTTGGAGAAAACTCGGAAATTGAACGAACAATTTCACAAGAAAGAAATCATATCGATCAGTTTGCAGGAGAGATCAAAGAGGGTGAAACGAACCTCGAAGAAGGACTGGAATATGCTTCGAATCTCCTTGCCAGTGGAGGAAGAATTGTCGCCATCACTGACGGGAAGGAAACGACGGGTTCTGGAGAAAATGTCATACCTTTAGTAAAGGGAAAAGGGATTGAAGTCGATTGGATTCCCCTTTCATCGGATACGAAAGAAGACGTGGCTGTAACAAATGTTGCGACGCCCTCCATCCAATATGAGGGAGAAGAAACAACCATAACCGTTAACGCGTACAGCACAACAAAAAAAGAGATAGAGATCCGAATCTCCTTAAATGATCGATCAATCATTAAGGAAATTGTACAAGTGCAAGAAGGTGAAAATGAATTTCAGTTCAAGCATGTCGTAGGTGAATCGGGTTTACTGGTATATAAGGCAGAGGTGTTTACTGCAGGGGATGGAAGTAAAGAAAACAATACCTTATACAATCTTGCCCGTTCAGAAGGTCCAGCCAAAGTCCTCCTGGTGAAAAACCCTTCTGGAGAAAGTGCATTAACTCCACTACTGAAATCAGCAGGGTTTAGCGTCGATTCATACAAACCTGAGCAGTTACCGGGAAAGCTGACTTCCTATCTGCAATATCAGACGATTCTTTTTGATAATGTATCTGCTACAAGCATCCCTGAGAATAAAATGTTTCTCATGGAAAAAAGTGTCAAAGAATTTGGGCGAGGATTTATCATGTTTGGCGGAAGCGACAGTTTTGCCCTTGGAGGATATTTTAAAACACCGATCGAACGATTGCTGCCCGTCGATATGGATGTGAAAGGAAAAAAGGAGCTTCCGTCTCTTGGTCTTGTCATTGTTCTCGACCGATCAGGGAGTATGAATGGTCAAAAGATTGCTCTTGCAAAAGAAGCTGCTGCGAGAACCGTCTCTCTTCTAAGAGATAAAGATACGTTAGGAGTCATAGCATTTGACGATCGACCATGGGAAATCGTCGAGACGAAACCACTTTCTGATCGTAAAAAAGCAGAAGAGCAAATACGTTCCATTTCTCCTGGTGGGGGAACAGAAATCTTTTCCTCCTTACAGCAAGCGTATAAAAGTTTAGAAGATCTTCCTTTGAAAAGAAAGCATATTATTCTTTTAACGGATGGACAATCTGCGACGACAGGTAGTTACCAGTCACTTGTAGAGGATGGTCACGATAAACAAATCACGTTATCCACCGTCTCAATCGGTGAAGGAGCAGATAAAGGTCTATTAAATGATTTGTCCCAATGGGGAAAAGGTCGATTTTATGATGTCGTCGACGCCAGTGTGATACCGAGTATCTTAACAAGGGAGACTGTCATTACAACAAGGACCTATATTGAAGACAATCCATTTTATCCAGTGGTTTCTTCGTCTAAATGGGAACCGTTATTCGCCGAAGGCATTCCACAAATGAATGCCTATATTGCCACAAGTCCTAAAGGCACTTCTCTAGTTGAAATGAAGAGTGAAAAAAATGATCCAATCTTGGCCTCTTGGAGATATGGTCTTGGGAGGACATTTGCATTTACGTCTGATACAACTGGAAAATGGACAGGGGATTTCATCAGGTGGAAAGGATGGCCGACGTTCGTTAATCAGCTTGTTACACGATCGTTTCCTGCTATTCAATCCAACCCTTACACCATTGATGTGAAGGATGATCGGGGACACACTCAGTTAAAGCTTTCGTCATCTGCGGAAGATGTTTCGCAACTTGAGGTAAAGGCACTTGATGAAAGTGGAAAAGAGATTCCTGCAACGACAAGGATCAAGGCTCCGGGAGACTATGAAGTCGAATTTGAGAGCCGGTTATCTCCTGGACTATATCATTTGAATATCTCCAAGTTAGGTGAAGAGAGAGGAAGCTCATACCAAACAGGCTTTTCGGTTCCATATTCGAAAGAATACTCCTACAAGGGAGGAACCCGGACACTTGACGAGATAGTAGAAGAAACAGGGGGGAAGAGGTATTCCTCGGCTAAAGAAGTCTTTAGAGAGTTCGAAACCAAATCATCCAGAGAACAATCGACTCGATCTCTCTTTATTATCATAGGCTTTCTACTCTTCTTTGCAGAAATTACCATTAGAAGGTTTGGATTAGGTCCGATAATGGGAGTTGTTAATATGCTTAAAAGGAGAATACCTGCTTCCGTTCCTAAAGAACAAACAAGCTTTGAACAACTCGGCCGAAAAGTGAAACATAACCGCAAGCCGAATGAGAGGGAGAAACCTATAAGCAGCAAGCAGTCTATGCTTAAAGCTTCAGAGGAAAAGGGGACGATAAATAAACCCAAGGTGAAACAGGAGCCTCAAGAGACTAGGGATGATGATCGCCTTCAGCGTCTACTTGAAGCAAAAAGGAGAAGAGACAAATAAAAAGAGAAGGCAAGTGCCTTCTCTTTTTCACTTTCATTAGCCTTCCTTTTTCTCAATATAAACCTGATGAGGGTAAGGAATTTCAATTCCATTTTGATCAAGAGCTTCTTTAAGAGCTTTACGCAGCTTCCGTTCCACTCCCCATTGCTCCATGTTTTTCGTTTTGCATAACACTCTCAGTACTACATCTGAAGCGCCAAGGGTCTGAACACCTAACACATTTGGACCATCTATAATATTTTCATCTTCTTGAGCGATCGTATCACAAACCTGCTGAAGAACTACCATCGCTTTGTCAATGTCATCGTCATATGAGATCCCGATATCAACAAGCGCTCTCATATTTCCGCGGGAATGATTGCTGACACTCGTAATTTCTCTATTTGGTACATAATGAAGAGTGCCGTCGAACCCACGAATATGAGTCGTTCGTAAACCAACCTCTTCTACAATCCCTGAGAAATTTCCAGTGGACACGTAATCTCCTACATCCACTTGTTTTTCCAATAGAATAAAGAATCCTGTCACCACATCACTTACTAATCCTTGCGCACCAAAGCCGACTGCAAGTCCAACAATTCCTGCTCCGGCAAGAATAGCCGTCACCTGGATACCGAAGATTTGTAAAATGGTGACAAAGAAAACAAAAATCAGGATATACCCGATTATATTTTTTGAAAGACTTTGTAATGTCTGGGCGCGACCTTCGGAAACATCATTTCTCTTTCGGTACTTATCAAAGACTCTCTCAACCACTTTGTTAGCAGCACCTTTCACGATAATGAAAGCGATCCATATCGCTATTATCTGTAAGGCACCAATTCCGATCGTCACCAATAGACCGCCCCAATTAAAATTGGAAAGTCGGTCACTTAAAGCACTAAGACCAAGTATGTAATTCAATCCAAAACATCCTTCCTATTAAATAATGACCATTCTAGTATACACAATTCACCGTAGGACATGTCAAAGAGTATATCAAAAAGCATATTGTTTTATTCCCCAGTTGAGAAATGGTAAACTTTATGTAGATGTTTATTCAAGCAGAAAAGTGAGTAAACTTCTATATAATAGGGAAAACCAAGTAAGGGAAGCGGTCAATAGATTATAATCATTTTAATGTTAAATTGATTATAATTTAACATTGACTTAAAAAAACTAATCCTTTATAATGAAAATTGTGATTTAGAAAGGACAGGTTGTCACGTCTTTCCTTTCTCAGGTGAATTATTTTATTAAAAACTCATTGGAGGGATTCATTCATGGCAGAACGCATGGTAGGCAAGCAAGCTCCACGTTTTGAAATGGACGCTGTATTGCCAAACAAAGAATTCGGTAAAGTGTCACTCGAAGAAAATATGAAAAACGGTAAGTGGACAGTATTGTTCTTCTACCCAATGGACTTCACTTTCGTTTGTCCAACTGAAATTACAGCAATGTCAGACCGTTACGATGAGTTCGAAGATTTAGATGCAGAAGTAATCGGTGTTTCTACAGACACTATTCATACACACTTAGCTTGGATCAACACTGACCGTAAAGAAAATGGTCTTGGTGAGTTAAGATACCCATTAGCTGCAGATACAAACCATAGTGTATCCAGCGAATACGGGGTCCTTATTGAAGATGAAGGTATTGCTCTTCGCGGACTATACATCATCAACCCGGAAGGGGAACTTCAATATCAAGTAGTATTCCACAACAATATCGGCCGTGACGTTGAAGAAACTCTACGTGTTCTTCAAGCACTACAAACCGGTGGACTTTGCCCGGCTAACTGGAAGCCAGGTCAAAAAACTTTATAATCTTCAAATGAATAAAGGCCTAACCGTTTGTTAGGCCTTTTTCTTATCATGTTGATTTTTTCAGGTGTAGTAAAAATCCATCCTGCGAACAATAAAAATAGGATCGATACAAATTAAGGGAGGTATATTAATGAAGCTTCGTGAACCGATGCCGGAATTAAACGGTGCTACAGAATGGTTAAATGGAGAAGTAACAAAGGGAGAGCTGACAGGAGAAAAACCGACACTTATTCACTTCTGGTCCATCTCATGTCACCTTTGCAAAGAAGCCATGCCACAAGTAAATGAATTTCGTGATCAATACAGCGATAAGCTGAATGTTATGGCTGTCCATATGCCACGCTCCGAGGATGATCTGAACCTGGACGAAATAAAGAAGGTAGCAGCTGAGCACGATATCACTCAGCCAATCTTCGTAGACAGTGAGCATAAACTGACAGATTCATTTGAAAATCAATATGTCCCGGCTTACTATGTATTTGATAAAGACGGGAATCTTCGTCACTTCCAAGCGGGCGGAAGCGGAATGAAAATGCTTGAAAAGCGCGTCAATCGTGTGCTGGATGAAATGGAAAAAAGCGAATAAGTTCAAACGAAATATGTGGGAATAGATCGGTCAAAAGACCGATCTATTTTTTTTGATTCATTTTTACAATTAATATGAATAATAAGACTAAAAGGATAATTCATAAAAAAGTAAAAAATTCTAAAAAAGGGTAGATAAATATTTCGAAAGCCGATATATTTATTAGTACGTTCTTTTTTTATGTAATGTTGAAGGGGGAGAAATTATGGATACTTTTAAAAAATTGAAAGCCTTTTATTGGCCATATAAAAGGCATTTTATCATCTCAATGATTTTCTTGATTTTTGTTACAGTGATCACTGTAGTCTATCCAATGATCCTGCAAATCACGATTGATGATGTGATTCTGCAAGGGAACTATCAGTGGATTCCATATTTAGCATTTGGATTTATCGGCATTATGATCGTGAAAGGCGTTGCCACATTTATTCAACAATACCATGGGGATCTCTTCGGTATAACCTCGGTTTACCGGCTGAGAAACGAACTGTATGAAAAGCTTCAATTCCTTCCATTCAGTTACTATGATAATGCCAAAACTGGGGATCTGATGTCCCGGTTGACGGCAGATGTAGAAGCATTTCGTTTTTTCTTATCCTTTGGTTTTTCCGAACTGCTGCGCTTTTTCCTTTTAGTAACGGTAAGCTTTGGTGTTATGTTCTATTATTCACCTCAGTTGACATTCGTCACCCTCGTTTCGTTACCATTTCTGGCAATAGCCGTATACAAATTTGATAAAGCGGTTCACCCTGCTTTCAGGGGTATCCGTAAATCGTTCGGAAAACTGAATACCAATGTTCAAGAAAATATTTCAGGAATCAATACAGTAAAATCATTATCGAGAGAAGATCATCAAATCAACAAATTCAATCAATCAAATGGTGATTACAAAGATAAATATCTGTTCACCTCGGACATCTGGGCAAAGTACTTCCCTTTAATGGAGTTTTTGGGAAATGTAAGTGTGGTGACACTCCTCGCATACGGTGGCTATCTGGTGATGAATGGCAACCTTCAACCAGGAGAGCTAGTCGCGTTTTACAGCTTAGTGTGGTACATTATCTGGCCGATCATGAATCTTGGATTTACGATTAACCTGTTTTCACAATCGAAAGCATCAGGGGAACGTTTACTCGAAATTCTTGAAGTGGATGAAGAGATAAAAGATCATCAAGGTGTTCTTCACGTCGATCGGATGAATGGGGAAGTAGAGTTCAAGCACGTGTCACTGAATTACACCGTTCATGATGAAGCAGCCCTCGAGGATATTACCTTTAAGGCTGAACCCGGAAAAGTCATCGGTCTTATCGGGGGTACCGGCTCTGGTAAAACGAGTATCACCCAGCTTATCACTCGTTTCTATGAACCTGAAGAGGGAGAAATTCTCATCGATGGACGGGATCTGAAAGATTACTCTTTAAAATCACTCCGGAAAAATATCGGTTTTGTACTTCAGGAATCATTCTTATTCTCCTCGACCATCAAAGCGAATATATCGTATGGACGACCGGAAGCAACCATGGAAGAAATCATGGAAGCAGCAAAACGGGCACAAGCTCATGATTTCATTTCAGAATTGCCCGATGGCTACGACACAAGGCTCGGTGAAAGAGGCTTAGGTCTTTCAGGTGGTCAAAAGCAGCGGATTGCCATTGCCCGTGCGATTTGTACAGATCCATCGATCCTGATCCTTGATGACGCAACAAGCGCAGTGGACATGGAAACTGAATTCAGGATTCAAAAAGCGCTAAAAGAAGTCATGTCGGATCGAACGACCTTTATTATTGCCCATCGGATTTCATCCCTCAAGCATGCAGATGAAATCCTCGTACTGGAAAACGGGAAAGTCGTCGAGAGGGGAGTTCATGACTTCCTACTAAAAAATAATGGACCGTATCAACGAATTTATGACATCCAGTACAAAGACCAGAAAAAAATATTACAAACTCAGGAAGGGTAGGTGAGTGGATTTGAGTCAGAAAAACAAAGTGAACAAAAGCGTTTTAAGCAGATTCCATTACTCTACAGATCAAGTAATCGATAAGCCGTTTAACTGGGAACAACTCTACAGGTTATTAACGTATTTAAAGCCCTATTCTAAAAAACTTCTGCCCTTATCCATCATTACCGTTCTAATCACGACAGCAGTACGTTTGATCGTACCTATTCTGATTGGTGTATACACATTAGACAAAGCAATCAGGCAGAAGGATTCCAATTTACTATTTACACTAGTTGGAATTATCGCAGGACTCTATGTATTGAACTATGTTGCAAACGTGCTAAGGATCAGGTGGATGAATCAGCTGGGGCAAGGGGTTATTTATGATTTAAGAAAGCACTTATTCAGCCATGTTCAATGGCTATCCCATCGCTTCTTTGATCAGAGATCAGCCGGTTCCATCCTGGTTCGAATCATGAATGACATAAACTCCCTTCAAGAGCTCTTCACAAACGGAGTTATTAATCTTTTGATGGATATCATTCTACTCATTGGAATCATCGTCATTCTCTTTACGTTAAGCCCAGAGTTAACACTGGCCGTCATGGTCATTCTGCCAATCATGTTCTTTATCTCAACAAGCTTACGAAAAAACATCCGCAGATCCTGGCAAATGGTGCGTCTCAAGCAATCGAAACTGAACTCCCATCTGAATGAAAGCATCCAGGGAATCCGGGTTACTCAATCATTCACTCAAGAAAAAGAAAATATGGCCTTTTTTGACGGAGTAAACACCGAGAACTTCGATAGCTGGAGAACGGCCACGAAGAAAAATGCCATGTTCCGCCCGCTGGTAGAACTGACAAATGCCATCGGGACAGCAGTCCTTATATGGTACGGTGCCCATCTCATCCAAGGTGGCTCACTGGAACTGGGAGAATTTGTTTCATTCGCCTTCTATCTGGGGATGTTCTGGGAACCCATTTCAAGGCTCGGTCAAGTTTACAATCAACTACTGATCGGAATGGCTTCTTCGGAGCGTATCTTCGAATTCCTCGATGAACAACCGATTGTAAATGAAAAAACGAATGCTGTGAACCTGACTGACATCAAAGGAAGAATACAGTTTGAGGATGTAGAATTCTCCTACGATGACAAACGAAAAGCACTCCAAAACATCAACCTTGAAATGAAAGCCGGCCAGACCGTCGCCTTAGTCGGTCATACCGGATCTGGTAAAACCACGATCGCCAATCTGATCAGCCGTTTTTACGATCCAACGAACGGTGAGGTGAAAATTGATGGGGTGAACCTGAGGGATGCATCGGTTTCAAGCTTACGAAGCCAAATCAGCATCGTCCTCCAGGATACCTTCATCTTCTCGGGAACGATCATGGATAACATCCGATTCGGACGCCCCGATGCTGCGGACGAAGAGGTTAAGAAAGCCGCCGAAGCAATCGGAGCTAATGAATTTATCGAAAAACTCTCAAATGGATACGAAACCGAAGTGGAAGAACGAGGCAACGTATTATCCGTCGGTGAAAGACAATTACTGTCATTCGCTCGAGCACTCTTAGCGAACCCTCGAATCATCATATTGGATGAAGCGACAGCATCCATCGATACAGAAACAGAAGTCAAAATTCAAAACGCATTGAAAAAACTACTGAACGGCAGGACCGCAATCATCATCGCCCACCGCCTATCTACGATCCGTGAATCGGACAATATCTTTGTTCTGGAAAATGGAAGAATCAAAGAATCCGGTAACCACGATGAATTGATGGAGCAACAGGGTGATTATTATGAGCTGGTTAAATCGCAGTTCAGAATGTTGGATGCGATGTGAGTTTGGAGTAGCCCTGCACTGGTGTGTGGGGTTTTTTGTTTAGTTTTGGAAGGGGGTGGGGTGGAGGTGGTGTTGCTAAATTGTCAGAATTTGCAGAACGGTCGGTATCGTGAAAATAAGGTTGTTATAACGAAAAAACAGTTGATAAAATCAAATTTCGGTTGATAACACAAAATAACGGTTGATAAATCTCTATAACGGTCGATAAAAAATCATTACTGAAATTTTTCCAATAATAAAGAATCCAGCCTTAGGTCTAATATAGATAGGGCTATTAGAATTGAAAATCTCGTAGCAAAATTCCTTTCCATCCAACATAACTACTCAAATTCGAAATCAATTCTCGAAGTGAAGGAACTTAAATAGATTGCCAACTTCCTTAGGAAGGAGCATGCTCCATATTCCAAATTTAACCAACAGCATAAAGGGATCATACGCGGTGTTAGGTGTACCCGCTGCGAGAGATTCAATATGGTACGTAACATGAGGTCTTGGTACTGTCCTGATTGTGGAGAATTTGACCGGAATGCTCACCAACAGGCCATTTATGATTACTTACTCCTTGTAAGCCCGAATATTACCAACAAACAAGCAAGAGAGTTCTTAGGTGTTGAATCCTCCAGAATGGCCTATCATCTCCTAAATAACGTGGACCTTTCTTCACAAGGTAAAGGAAAAGGTCGAATCTACTCTCTCCCAAAAAACTTCAGCCATCAGTAATCTCTAGTAAAATTCAGCACCATCCTCCCCAAGCAACATCATTGCCAACCACCCCAGAAACCTCTAAAATAAAAGACAAATCAATGTTTGTGAAAAACGTCACAAAATATTCATGTTCAACATATCACAAACTCATTTTCAGGTTTTATAATGAACAATAAGTGATAAACAGTAGAAAAGAGCTGTTTACGATAGTAAGTAGATCAGTAGGGGGAGTATAGAATGGTTTTAGATGGTGTGATTTTGAGCAGAATGCTCACGTCGACAACCCTTGCATTCCATATTATTTTTGCGACGATTGGGGTAGGGGTGCCGATTATGATTTCCATTGCGGAGTTTATGGGAATCAAACGAAATGATCCTCATTACCTTTTGCTTGCCAGAAGATGGGCAAGAGGTTTTACGATTACGGTTGCGGTGGGGGTTGTTACGGGTACAGCCATAGGGTTGCAACTGTCCTTATTATGGCCGTCGTTTATGCAGGTGGCCGGACAGGTAATTGCACTGCCATTATTTATGGAAACTTTTGCGTTTTTCTTTGAGGCTATCTTTTTAGGAATCTATCTTTATACTTGGGACCGCTTTAAGAATAAGTGGACTCATTGGCTGTTGACGATTCCGGTTATGATTGGTTCTTCGGCTTCAGCGCTGTTTATTACAACGGTGAATGCGTTTATGAACACTCCTCAAGGATTTGAATTAGAGAATGGAAAAGCGATTAATATCGATCCGATTGCTGCGATGCTGAATCCTGCGACTCCTACGAAAGTGTTTCACGTATTGACGACTGCCTATTTAACGTCGGCTTTGGTGTTGGCGGCGATTACGGCATACGCGATTCTTCGTAAAAAGGGCGGGGAATATCATAAGAAAGCCCTGCGTTTAACGATGGTTTCTGCTTTGATTTTCGCTTTTGCCACTGCTCTGGCAGGGGACCTATCGGCTAAATTTCTTGCCGAGTATCAGCCTGAGAAGCTTGCAGCAGCGGAATGGCATTTTGAAACGGAAGAGAATGCTGACCTGATCGTATTCGGAACGCTGGATGAAAATAATGAGGTCCATAATGAGATCCGCTTACCTGGATTCTTAAGTTTTCTGGCCGGGAGTTCTTTTGAGACAGAGGTTATAGGTCTGAATGAATTTCCTGAAGATGAGCGGCCGCCTCTATGGGTTCACTATATGTTTGACCTGATGGTATCAATTGGGTTCTACAGTATCTTGATTTCTGCAGCATTTGTTTTATTCTGGAAGTGGAAGAAGCGGAATGAATGGAATAAACCGTTGCTATGGGGAATTGTAGCTAGTGGACCACTTGCGATGCTGGCGATTGAATTTGGATGGATTTATGCCGAGGTGGGTCGACAGCCATGGATTATGAGAGGGTATATGAAAGTGGCGGATGCGGCAACGAAAGCCGATGGAGTAGGCTTGACCTTTGCGTTGTTTGTAGGCCTCTATATCCTCCTCGGTGTACTATGCGTAATAGTGCTGATAAAGATGTTTAAAAACAAGCCTGCAGAGGCGGAATTAGAACAACGTTTTCCTAAGAAAGCGAGTTAAACAGATATAAAAGTACTCCTTCTTTTCAAGTGATTGAGAAGAAGGGGCTTCAAGCTTTAAGGGAGGAATGGGTATGAGTTTGGAAGTTGTGGGGATTACCGTATTATGGATTTTCCTTTATGGTTACCTGATAGTAGCTTCGATTGATTTTGGAGCCGGCTTCTTCGCCTTTTATGGAAGAATGAAAGGCAAGGAGCATACATTGAACGTGTTGATTAGCAGATACCTTTCTCCGGTATGGGAAGTAACCAACGTCTTTTTTGTCTTCTTCTTTGTGGGTCTTGTCGGATTCTTTCCTGACACAGCATATTATTATGGAACGGCATTATTACTTCCGGGA
Coding sequences:
- a CDS encoding ABC transporter ATP-binding protein, producing MDTFKKLKAFYWPYKRHFIISMIFLIFVTVITVVYPMILQITIDDVILQGNYQWIPYLAFGFIGIMIVKGVATFIQQYHGDLFGITSVYRLRNELYEKLQFLPFSYYDNAKTGDLMSRLTADVEAFRFFLSFGFSELLRFFLLVTVSFGVMFYYSPQLTFVTLVSLPFLAIAVYKFDKAVHPAFRGIRKSFGKLNTNVQENISGINTVKSLSREDHQINKFNQSNGDYKDKYLFTSDIWAKYFPLMEFLGNVSVVTLLAYGGYLVMNGNLQPGELVAFYSLVWYIIWPIMNLGFTINLFSQSKASGERLLEILEVDEEIKDHQGVLHVDRMNGEVEFKHVSLNYTVHDEAALEDITFKAEPGKVIGLIGGTGSGKTSITQLITRFYEPEEGEILIDGRDLKDYSLKSLRKNIGFVLQESFLFSSTIKANISYGRPEATMEEIMEAAKRAQAHDFISELPDGYDTRLGERGLGLSGGQKQRIAIARAICTDPSILILDDATSAVDMETEFRIQKALKEVMSDRTTFIIAHRISSLKHADEILVLENGKVVERGVHDFLLKNNGPYQRIYDIQYKDQKKILQTQEG
- a CDS encoding ABC transporter ATP-binding protein, which produces MDLSQKNKVNKSVLSRFHYSTDQVIDKPFNWEQLYRLLTYLKPYSKKLLPLSIITVLITTAVRLIVPILIGVYTLDKAIRQKDSNLLFTLVGIIAGLYVLNYVANVLRIRWMNQLGQGVIYDLRKHLFSHVQWLSHRFFDQRSAGSILVRIMNDINSLQELFTNGVINLLMDIILLIGIIVILFTLSPELTLAVMVILPIMFFISTSLRKNIRRSWQMVRLKQSKLNSHLNESIQGIRVTQSFTQEKENMAFFDGVNTENFDSWRTATKKNAMFRPLVELTNAIGTAVLIWYGAHLIQGGSLELGEFVSFAFYLGMFWEPISRLGQVYNQLLIGMASSERIFEFLDEQPIVNEKTNAVNLTDIKGRIQFEDVEFSYDDKRKALQNINLEMKAGQTVALVGHTGSGKTTIANLISRFYDPTNGEVKIDGVNLRDASVSSLRSQISIVLQDTFIFSGTIMDNIRFGRPDAADEEVKKAAEAIGANEFIEKLSNGYETEVEERGNVLSVGERQLLSFARALLANPRIIILDEATASIDTETEVKIQNALKKLLNGRTAIIIAHRLSTIRESDNIFVLENGRIKESGNHDELMEQQGDYYELVKSQFRMLDAM
- a CDS encoding cytochrome ubiquinol oxidase subunit I; protein product: MVLDGVILSRMLTSTTLAFHIIFATIGVGVPIMISIAEFMGIKRNDPHYLLLARRWARGFTITVAVGVVTGTAIGLQLSLLWPSFMQVAGQVIALPLFMETFAFFFEAIFLGIYLYTWDRFKNKWTHWLLTIPVMIGSSASALFITTVNAFMNTPQGFELENGKAINIDPIAAMLNPATPTKVFHVLTTAYLTSALVLAAITAYAILRKKGGEYHKKALRLTMVSALIFAFATALAGDLSAKFLAEYQPEKLAAAEWHFETEENADLIVFGTLDENNEVHNEIRLPGFLSFLAGSSFETEVIGLNEFPEDERPPLWVHYMFDLMVSIGFYSILISAAFVLFWKWKKRNEWNKPLLWGIVASGPLAMLAIEFGWIYAEVGRQPWIMRGYMKVADAATKADGVGLTFALFVGLYILLGVLCVIVLIKMFKNKPAEAELEQRFPKKAS